A window from Hemicordylus capensis ecotype Gifberg chromosome 2, rHemCap1.1.pri, whole genome shotgun sequence encodes these proteins:
- the LOC128344033 gene encoding uncharacterized protein LOC128344033, whose amino-acid sequence MTGSRLMKYQLMLLEDPEVELQVTTSLNPASFLPDENAEEGETHDCPTLLQQTWAVRSDLRTVPLKNADLQWFTDGSSFVENGVRRAGYAVVSLVDTIEAQPLPTGTSAQLAELIAVTRACEMAEGQTLNLYSDSRYVHNMAHAYAALHHERGMLDSKGNPVKYQQEIQRFMDAMQQPRSLAFMHCRGHQRGGGEVESGNRRADAAAKLAARSAEMIMVSLIPDLATLEEEWEYGTEDKKLAEALGAVKQQGKWIIRGGKTLVPKEYVTRLVEGLHEGTHMGAETMYELIRKKYYAPNLSAHTRQVARKCVECAKVNPNTRPQGQAGQVAMGAGPMDIIQVDFTEMFPAPPKARRREPPCGPQHRIPPGLAGYATGTWGD is encoded by the exons ATGACAGGCTCTAGACTCATGAAATATCAACTGATGCTGTTAGAAGACCCAGAGGTCGAATTACAGGTGACCACCAGTTTAAATCCTGCCTCATTTCTACCCGAtgaaaatgcagaagagggagaGACGCATGATTGCCCAACGCTGTTGCAACAGACCTGGGCAGTCCGATCTGACCTACGCACGGTCCCACTGAAGAATGCAGACCTGCAGTGGTTCACAGATGGGTCCTCCTTTGTAGAAAATGGGgtgagaagagcaggatatgccgTGGTGAGTCTAGTGGACACTATCGAAGCTCAGCCGCTACCCACGGGCACCTCAGCCCAGCTAGCAGAACTAATTGCAGTTACCAGAGCCTGTGAGATGGCAGAAGGGCAAACTCTGAACCTCTATTCGGACTCAAGATATGTACACAACATGGCACATGCGTACGCTGCACTGCATCATGAAAGGGGCATGCTAGATTCTAAAGGGAACCCAGTGAAATACCAGCAAGAGATCCAGCGGTTCATGGACGCCATGCAGCAACCCCGCAGTCTGGCTTTTATGCACTGCCGTGGAcaccagagaggaggaggggaagtggaAAGCGGCAACCGTAGAGCTGATGCAGCAGCGAAGTTAGCTGCACGCTCAGCCGAAATGATTATGGTGTCCCTTATTCCAGACCTAGCTACCCTGGAAGAGGAATGGGAGTATGGAACAGAAGACAAAAAGCTGGCAGAAGCCCTGGGAGCCGTGAAACAGCAGGGGAAATGGATCATCAGAGGGGGGAAGACACTAGTCCCCAAGGAATATGTGACAAGACTTGTGGAGGGCTTACATGAAGGCACGCACATGGGGGCAGAGACTATGTATGAACTCATTCGGAAGAAGTATTATGCACCAAATTTGTCTGCTCATACCCGACAAGTAGCCAGGAAGTGTGTAGAATGTGCTAAAGTCAACCCCAATACCCGGCCTCAAGGACAAGCAGGGCAAGTAGCAATGGGGGCCGGCCCGATGGACATTATTCAAGTGGACTTTACAGAGATG TTTCCTGCACCGCCTAAGGCGCGGCGCAGAGAACCCCCTTGTGGTCCGCAACACCGGATTCCACCAGGCTTGGCGGGCTATGCTACCGGGACTTGGGGTGATTGA